The nucleotide sequence AGTTGAGAAACAATATCATGTAATGGACCTGGTTGAATTGAACGGGCCCGCCGGGCTTATAAAACAGGGTTTAAAAACCCCGATAGGTCAGAGTAAAAGTTAGAAAATGAAGCAAAAGATACCCAGTCTGGCCGTTCCCCGAGTTCTCCGTGAAGTTCTTGTGTGGGAACGCTGTAGTCCCGCACATTGGTGGCGAACTCGACGGGACCCGTTCCGGGCAAGGGAAGCCTCAGTAGCGGGTAGCTGCccaagagaaagagagagaggaggtcAATGCTATACGATACATCGCGCTAAAGTACTTGATTTTTCCCAGCTCCACTGAACGCACCAGCAGGTGAGGATGCTGACTGAGGTGAAGAGGATGATGGGAACCGGGTAGGTGGCGCACAACAGGCCGTGGCGGTAGAAGGCCGCCGAGATCTTCTCCCTCAGCTGCTCGCGCagcatggcggcggcggcggcgggcgccgTCAACTCCCGGCCATCCGAGGGGGCGGGGCGGCCGCCGGGCAGACGCCGCGGGACATTAAAGGTCCTGCGCCAGAGAAATACAATGTAATATAAGCCGTAGttgtaagttaaaaaaaagaagaaaaaagacttgctatactccttttcgccagtagatgtcagcaaagtaacatttggtatttattggttattttctgttttgcagtaagaaaacaatcattactggatgaatgactaactttttttatgatattgaccctaatcatgtgcttcggattcatacagtatctcacaaataccatgtaattttttttaaagattttaccttcaaagtaacacatttgttcttccgtttaaaaccatgaatatggacatgaatattgtgaatcagggggcgacttatatgtgagaaattgtaaaattcagccATTTTAGGGCAAATTTAatggtgtggcttatacgcaggtgcggcttatatgcgagtataaGTGCTCTTTCCTACTTAAGAGTATCagcatggatttttacatttatatgaactttaaaatgttgttttatttattttttaataattaatagcgggggggaaatcgcaaagtagtgaatttgtgataagtgaggacgcgatattcgagggagtACTGTAGTCACTTTCTATTCATTTGAGCCcaattccaggtcacttcctatacACATGGAAAGGTCGCTGGCATTCAAAACAGACGAAACGTCCATCGTCGTGAGCGGCCCGTTTCGATTTCAGGTGAGCAAGCGCCTTGTTATTAATAGCGTCGCAGTAAACAAGGCAGCCGCCACAATGGCCTCCCTTGAGGCGTGTATTTGCtcagcgtgcgtgcgtgcgtgcgtggggCACGGCGTGCTCGCGACCGCATTCCTGATGAGACAAAAGAGCGTGAGAATGAACTTTCATCGCCGGCGCCACTTTGAGGGCCCGCTGAGTTTTCTCGTGGTTCAAAGTGCCTTCGCCGCTTACGCTAACAACGTGGCGGCCACCGGAGAAGAGTTTGTTTACATCATCGACCCGGGCCGGGATGCTAATATTGTTTTTCTGGACGTTGTTGCTACGAGATAGCGCTAGCTTGGCGGcaagtgaaaaatattttatggaaCGGGCATGCTAAAGTTAGCAACACGAAGAAAGATAGATGACATTGTtatacaaacatgaaaaaattaaaaacagggctgttgatttaaaatattacagatttttctttctaaaGGTTGCTTGGCTAAATGCTAACAAATAATGAGATTAGATATTGTTAtaaccctttttaaaaaatggacatttgaacatttacctgcaaaaatacaattaaatgatATGGAAGTACTAATTTACTTGTATACTAATAATAATTCACACAGAACAATTAATTTCAGTagcaatattaattcattttaagaaATCCGAATCAAGGTGCGCAAAAATTGCATACAGTTTTGCCAAAAAATGTAGGATTTTACtcaaatttgaagaaaatatccatttatttccaatggctttaatcatttttagtGGAAAAAATGACCTAATATCAACAGGTAATACCCAATGAACCGAAAGTTAcccagaaatgaactaaaaaaacaacaacaaaaaattatgaaggctggaaaaaaatacaagagtgaaaaaaaaacatgaaaaagccCCAAAAAGATGATATAACGTTTTTAAATCCTGCAATAacagtgacaaaaacaaaaaaacactcaatggcagaaaaagatgcaaaaatctacaaaaaaaacatggaatacCTTTTTGGTCATTATTAGGCAATCACCCGCTGCCAAAAACAAAAGATGCcaatccaaacggattggacgttcaTCTCAGTCAAAAATCACCTAATAAATGACCTGTCAATCATCCTACACATCTccaatttccccccaaaaatacgtATGTGAACATAACACAAGGCCTTCCATATACAACGACAAGTTGCCATCAACGACAACATTACCTCCCGTGGAGCGCACTTCCCAAAATGGCTGCCCTGAAGTCATGTCCAGGTTTCAGTAACATGATTATTCATGTAGTCACCAGCGTAACCAAGTCCTCCGAGGGTGCCGTGCTCCGGCGAGCGTCATGGGAAGTTCTGCGGCGAGCCAGGCCGCGCCGCGAAACTTGGCCGTGATTTACTTCCAactattaatcattaaacacaccCTCATTACACACAAGCGGCTGCAAAATGAGTTCACTGACATTTCAACACACACATACGGTCGGTACACATGCACTTTTACCTAGTCCTAGACCTGAGCTATAAAACCacaacgataattatcgtgaaataattttttgtcaacagtaatattaaaaacttgatagaaatttgatcatttaaactgtaattacaccatcCGACCACCACAGGCAAAGGGGGCGCTGTTGTGAGATGAACCCTAGTTCCAGATCGATGTTCAGGAGAAGAAGGGGATGACGTGGAAACGTCTTTTTAGcaggagcatgaacgcaaaaggacaataacaaaataggcgattatgagatgcaggacaacacagtaGCCAatacactaaaagatccaagtgaattctccctggtgtACCTggataattataattttttttaccgtgataacattttttgtcatattgcccagCTCTGCCTAGTCCCACACAATGTCAATATAtaccacaaaaaaacatcattactGCATATTGACCTGTTCGTGTAATGCACATTTTTGCCAGCAGATGGCGCCCACTTTGCGCTAACTTTCAACGATGAAGTGATATGCTATCAAAGTACCACCAATCGGCCTCAAGATGTCCCTCTCTCCTCTCAATCGTTAGCCAATCGGCTCCCCTGCCAACCGCACGAGAGTAACGCaatcaaaaaaattgaaaatagcaacacacAATCTACGCAGAACATAAACAACACAATTCTTTCCAATAATTTTtctattaattcatttcaaatatgtcacaataaaaaaatgttcaacttgtgaatgctgttttaaaaatcaacaaatcAAGGCGTGCAAATTTGCTATAGATGTTGACAAGAAAGTAACCCATGAgaaccccaaaaccaacagacgTGACCACCAAACAGGAACTAACCCAAACAAATGCACGGAAATCAACACGAAATGATCTAAAAATATACTGGAAGGAAATTGGACGTATTTCAATACAATTTGCGAAACAAATGTCACAATATGGAGATGCAAAACGGATCAGAAACCACGTTAAGATACtattaaagaggaaaaacaaaccaTTTCTAGTCCAAATAGActggacgtctaccgccatcaATTCCAGCCAATTAGTTTAAATAACTTGTTGTGTCGACACAAAACGTCAGAGCTTGTGGCAAACTATTCTGCAACTATTCTGTAACTAATGTAAATgagaacattttattttttctgattGTATTTGGGGGTTTTTTCATGTGAATTCAGTTTTTCTAGAATTTTCCTCCAACACATCGTGCCACCAACGCTACTGCTAAACATTGTAAAATAGTAGTTAACATATTTAAGTCATATCTCATGAAATAAGTCGTTAACACGCAAACGaagaataattaaaacaaaatctcGAAACTAATGTTTGGAAGAATGAGCGCCGGGTGCAAAACTAAGTTTGCCTCACGACGAGGGAGAGCATTAGCATGTTAGCGAACACTACGTTTAATATGAGCATGTAGCACAACTGAAATATCTTTTAAAGTCATATTAAATGACGTTGGGTGCCAGGAAAATCTATTTCATGATTTTTCAATGctttaaaacattaatatttgcCAGCCACGTTCGCGTTTGGAAGGTAACCAGGTGTTAGCCACATCTTTAGCATCAACCCATCACATAGTAGTAAGCATGTACAAACACTTATCTAAACAACAGAAACAAAcacgaataaataaataaggacgcgaataaaaatgattatttcacGTTCCTTAAATTATATACTTACTTAATACGGTCACAACTCTTTATTTTCAGGCATTAGTTGGTcgcaaagtgtccaaaaagtgtctttaaatgttaaaacaccgatttaaaaaaatgctaagtcATTACCAggtgaaataaaaatattgattggaTATTGAAGTTTCCTCATTTACCAAGTATATATGTAGCACCATTAGTTGCGCGAATAACACATGAACAAATAAACTATTATTATAACTTTTCCCAAGCAATATATGACGCGAATTGAAGCATTATATTATGTGATACATAATATAAGTACTTAATAAATAGTTTTGTTCCGCAAAGTACATTGACAACAACATGAGTGGTCACCAAGCAGCGAGCGGCTCGAAGCTGCAACTTGCCTGGAAAAACGTCACGGTTTCCCGCAGCAGCCTCCGCggtgctcctcctcctcctggatGCCTGGAATAGTGTCAAGTGGTCGGGAGAATTGTCTAAATATTCTccggcattttcttttttttcattttacgcAGTCCACAAGGCTGACCTGCTCCACCTGCGTGTCTACAAATGCTTAACGCGAGGTTGGGAGAGTCGTAGACCACATAATAGCACTGGATGTGAAAAGTCAGAGTAGGCGGTGTTATGAGCGGCGGCCATCTTAGAACAGTAAACGTTTCCTGGTGGCCTCTATTTGAGTCTATGGAAGTCGGTGACTTTAGCTACTAAAATACACTTTAACCCTACGTGGtatcacacatttttttaagggATTTGACATGTTCTATTTAAGTTGACTACtcatgtttattatttatttttactactTGTGTGCACTTTCTTGTGTGCACTTTATCGTGAAGCTTCAAATCTCACTGTACATATATAATGGCTATATAAacccattcaattcaatagatCTATGAAGTCATcataattttagctttttttcttaaggcaaCTTATTATCACCAAATTTGAATCATTTAAATTTGCTGTCAAAACAGATCTTACTGTTTAATAAATTCATTCTTAGGTTTCCATTAAAATATTTAAGTTGACCATACGTATTTCGGAAggcactgacacaaaatggccgacaactATAAACAGAGATCCCGATTGGCTCACACGCCCTGCTCATTGTGGGATATCTATGGTCAGAGCGGCACAATTCTTCTTCTCTCCTAGCCTTCTGGTGTCTACAGCGCCCTCTGTGGCCTCATTTGGAAGAACaccaaataaatacaataacaaAGTAGAAATCTGCTTGTTCTCCTTTACAAATTGAATCCAAAAAGACAcagaatatataaaaaataacagtttttaTCAGAGGAGGGCAGTTGCCGATGTACCGAGACTAGAGAACGGCGCTGGAAGTTCCCGGGGCAAAGAAGGAGGCTCCTTTGTCGTGAACTTTGTACTGAAAGGTCATCTTCTTCTGCTGTTGACCATCAGCTTGTCTCCTTCTGTCCCATACCTCCAACTGAACACATGTACAAACGTAcactcagtgtttttttctcatttatggACTATTTATCTGCtcaatttgccattttttttttagatctctgGGTCTAAAAAGAGACCATGTTCAATTCCATTAGACAAAAGTGCTGATTTGGTGGAATTTTATGATGATTCCATCTGTTAAAGAGCTTCTTTTCAGTTCAATTCAGTGGTTGGTCGCCACCATGTGGAGTCTTTGCATCCTCCAAATAATGCTGAAGTTTGCCGAGAAGCTTCATTTATAAAAGAATGACTAATTTGGTAGTATTTAGAGGCATCTAAGTGATGAAAACAAttgtttaattgaattgaatgccttcatTGTCAttacagagggttggaaccaattcatttgttttcagttcatttcaatgggaaacgtctgctcgagttacgaaaatctcgtcatacgatctcagtctcggaacggattaccatcgtatgttgaggtaccactgtattgctagcgtaaaaaaatggaagccaagtgactattttgtgACATCATAATGCAATTTTAGGATTGAGAAAGTGTATTATCCACGGTGTATGAATTTGTGCGCGTACCTGACCGTGGATGTCCCGGCAGTATCCGGTTGGAAGACCGCGTACGGCGAGCGCTAGGCTACACTGATGAGTCAAACCCCTCAGCAGCCTCTCCGAGCTCTCCTGGCTTCCCGCCTCGTCGACGTCGCCTTCCGGGTCGCAGCGGAGCAGCATCACCACGTTGCCCTGCCGCCGGAACGGACGCTGAATGGTCTCTTTCGGGGATGGGTCACGCAACGCTACGGCCGCGTCGACTCACCTTCAACCGGGAGCAGACGAGCGCGCGGCAGTAGTGGCTGAAATCCAGCACGGAGTCCACGCCGACGCCGAGGCTCGCCAGCAGGCCCACGTCGTCCACCAGCAGCGCGGGGGGGCGGGGCCCGCCGGACTCCGCCCCCTGTGAGGTCAGGCCGGAGTGCGCCGAGAGGAAGAGACTTTGCAGGCCTGCTTCGGGATTCctgcacaaacaaacaaaatcaacaaGGAGTGACCTACACATTTCAAAAGTAACCAAACATAAATATGAAGTgagcaaaaaaattacaaataaacagtaagtgaccaaaaaaattaaaaataaatagtaagtgaccaaaaaaattaaaaataaatagtaagtgacctaaaaaactaaaaataaatagtaagtgaccaaaaaatttaaaataaatagtaaGTGACCAAAAATTTACAAATAGTAAGTGaccaaaaaattacaaataaatagtAAGTGagcaaaaaattacaaataaatagtAAGTGcgcaaaaaaattacaaataaatagtAAGTGagcaaaaaattacaaataaatagtaagtgagcaaaaaataaatagcaagagaccaaaaaaaataaaaataaatagtaagagaccaaaacattaaaaataaatagtaagagaccaaaaaaattaaaaatcaatagtaagagaccaaaaaaaataaaaaaaaatagtaagtgaccaaaaaaataaaaataaatagtaagtgagcaaaaaaattaaaaataaatagtaagtgaccaaaaaaatttaaaaataaatagtaaggggaaaatcaggaaatttagtatatatctatactcttcatttgaatttgatcctaaagcagaaagtcggcactcatcatttactttctcgggccgcaccaatgatgcggccggccagatttggcccccaggcggccactttgacacctgtgatgtagaccaaacatggccgtgataatcgaaaaaaatcgtaaagtagggtcacccctattataactaccattGGGTCGCCGCCCCTCCCACTTCgactggattggacgcctagcatcAGCGGTTAGCAAAAGTTAGCAAAAGACTTGACAACATACCTGAGAAAGTCCATGGCCTGACTTTTTGGTCTGGAGCCATCAGGATTGAGGATGGACAAGGACTCATGGAGTCCTTCTAGGAACACCAGCTGACCTCTTTCTTTAGCCTGAGACAAACTTACACCCTCGACACACAATACGACCAAAATATGAGCCATTTTGTCCTGTATTTGGTTAGAAAACAATTTTAGCGACTTACCAATCTCTGGCTGACGGCGCTGTAGTGACTCAACGACTGCGCCAGACCCACAAAACACACTTGACAGCCGgctaaaaaaggaaaacaccaGGCGACAGTTTAGTGAAATGATTCGGGGCAAAATCTCGCGAGAAGATGTTCACCTCGGAGGTAGAATCCCAGGAAATGGTGCATAAGGAAGGAGGCATCACTCTGCCTGTCGGACAGCAGCACAAATTCGCCCTGGCAACAACAACAGTGTTAGcatgctaacatgctaacatCCTAGCCTGTCAGTTTTCggactttatttttatatacatttgcCTGCAATAAGTATAAGCGTGGCCTtgctattaaagaaaataattaaaatctaAATCCATTTGACAAAATTAAAGTAAATAAGCTTTTTTATTCTTGATTCCAAAACTTTGTTATGTATAAATAGAGAATCTTTAGTGTTCCCCCTTTCTTTAGTTTCTACCCAAATGGAAAAAACTGTGAATAAGAATGCagttattttcattgttttccctCTTCTGTGGCTCTAAAAGCATAAGATTATTAACTATTTCTTcaaaatcgattggacgtccagcgcTGTCAAATCCATGAAAAGCTTAGCATTCAGTCAGCCCTCCCagattaaatgaattggactactatcgtaaaaataattataataaatacgTAACTCAATGCccttaatattttttatcttaGCTTACCGTGCTGAAGTTTTCCGGGCTGTCGTTTAAGATGCTGTTGAGTTCTGGAAACATTCTTAGCCACACTAGCGGCTAACTAGCCTGTAACTACTATATTCATAAATATACACAAACTACTTCAGCGTTCTGTTAAACTCTCAGAAGAACACACTTAGTACAAGTCGTACATTCCATAAAGTCGTCGTTTAGCCTTCGCGTCtttagagaaagagagagcatatttttattcatttattgacGAGAAAAGTCTAAATGCTAACACATGAGCCAACCGGAAGTTCCAGCAACGTGCGACCAAAGATATGTTTGTGAAAACAGGAAGACGCACTCTTCTCAGTAACATTGCTTGTCGTTTGCTCACttacaaaaatattaattaatagaTAAAAACACTCTTTCTGAGTTGTGTTCCCGTGTTAGTAATTTAACATGATTTTACTAATAATAATTCATGAACACCAATAAAGCTCATATGATGAATAGAGAGAGAAAATATTACCGAAGAGACGATATATTCAAGTGCAATTGCATAACTAGTCGGCAGGTGGCAGTGTTGAACTCATGAGCCCGAACGCATTCATGTGAAACATAGATATATAACATTTATGATGTACCAATTCTGCATACCATTTTGACAGTTTTCGGGAATATCtgtctcttatttatttatttttttacatatcttGAGTTTTGCCATTTTCTTTTCATCAGATAGAAAATTAAGGATTAGCACTTTCGATTATTAACCCCTTGATGCTTCAAATTTCATGTaagaaacaaatatatatatatttttcttacatGAAATGTATATACAAAGTATTCAAATGTACACATACAGGCGTGTGCATGGcatgttaaaatgttttctcttcATCTTCGCTCCGTCGGGATTTGGCCGGCTCGTGATTGGCTGTCCATGCGGTGGAATGATGTTGTAAGCGTGGAAAGGGAGCTCTCTGATTGGCTAAACACGCACgaacgcacatacacacacacagtattCAGTGATGGATAGATGTGTGCAGAAGACACATACAAATATTCGTCAGCCCGGACACAATtcattttttgtgcttttaaatGATCATCATCGCATGTTCAAACGTCATCAGGTGGCGCCGgcaaattaaacaaataaaattaaaataaaacctaGTTTAGTATAATAATTATTCTCTCCAAGTGTGACTGGGTCATCTGCTACCAACCATCTTTATCCGAAGAGATTGGACGTCTCCTCCTTTCTTTGGCTCAGTCAGTCACGTGACGACCAGCGGTTGCCATGGCAGCCACGACTGCGCTTCAAATGCATGGTGATTAACTGTTGTGTTTATTTCTTTGGCGCTCACAaaatcttttcttctttttcttcttcacagtCCAAAATTCTTTCTGGAGGCCCCTCCTCCCCTTCTTTATTTATTCCGGGGACACAAGGGGACCCGGTCCCCCTAAAACCTCGCCACCCCCCCACAAGCAGCACCCTGGGAAGCAAcgttttaaccctttcatttcTCACAAAAcctctgtgtgtgtatatgtgtgtgtcatTGTGCGTCTTGAATAGAGTGTGTGAAGCGGCCAGATGCTTTGTgaacgtgcgtgtgcgtgtgtgtgtgtatatgtgtgtgtgtgtgtgtgtgtggtaggaCCCATTATACCACTTGAGTGGCGCTCTATATGCTAGCCGCGTCCTCATATGCTAATACGTTGGCAGAGGAGCTAGCGAAGCTAAAAAGCGATTCGGCGTGTGAAAATCTGTGCGACCATTTTGGATTTCAAACCGAGTGCTGCGGCACTTCCGGAACTCGTGTAGGCCAAAATAACACActtaaaatgatttgtttttagctTCCCAGTTCACTTCCGGGGGAGTTTGGGCCACTTCCGGtggatttggggtcacttccggATTTCAGGCCATTACTTTTTGGTGTGAGTCACTTCtgggacattcattcattcgttttctggagtggttatcctcacaagggtcacggggatccatttctgggtcacttcctgttcatttcggagcacttcctgttcatttcggAGCACTTCCTGTTGTTGCTGGGTGAATTCCTGCTTATATGGAGGTCTTTCCCTGGTGGTTTTGGAGCAAATGGTGTTGATTAGGggttcatttttcttcattttgggccacttcctgtttattccaTTTTAAGGCGCTTGTTATGAAATTggagcacatttttttcctgactttgggccacttcctcttcattttggggTCCACCAAAGCAAAATGAGTACATCCAGAGAGGCTCATGTTAAAAAGGTTTTATTTCAACAAGTGTGGGAATTTAGTTTGTTGTTCTCGTCGGTCCAAAGAGTAGAAAATCAAAAGAGTCAAAGTACGTACACCAAAGGATTAGAAATCACATCAAAGAAAACAAGACACGTCGTGTTCGGAGCCGATCGGAGTCCGTCGGCCCCGTCTGATTGGTTGGCGATATTAACGAGCACTCACTGGATTAGTCGACAAACATCAAAAAAACCTTTCAGTAGCTTCttcttttacgttttttttcttttaggagCACGTTGACACACGCTGGAATTctggaaatcttttttttttgtcttcctttttttacaaaatacaaCAACGTGGGCGGGGCAGTGcgtggagggggaggaggaggaggggtgagGGGCGCTTTTGCGTGACGGTAACGGGGAAGTGAGAGGGCGGTGGCAAAGGGGAGGGGCGGGGCCTGGCCGAACacgcccccctttttttttttacatcatgtTGTTCTGCAGGGAGTTGACCTCCGAGTCGTCGTCGCCCAGCAGCTTGTGGTTGTCGTGTTTGGGCGTCAACGCGTTGCGGATGTTGAGGGCGTCGTCTTCCTTGGGCGGGGCCTTTAGCGCCTCCTCCAGCTTGTTCTGGGAAGCGGGATCATCCTGAACCGTCGGGAGGCGGAGTTAGCGGTTGGCCGCGTCAACGGCCCGCAACCCCCGCGTGCGCCTCGACATGCAGTCGCGTTAAAAGACCCGCCCACGATACTCACCGGCGACGTCGCGGGGGGTCAAAGTGGATGCCCGCAGGCCCCGATTTGACCCCGATTTGACCTCAATTTGACCTCGATTTGACCTCAATTTGACCTCAATTTGACCTCGATTTGACCTCAATTTGACCTCGATTTGACCCGCCACCCGGTGGTGACGTGTGGCCgatcaaattaaattgtttttagtcCAAGACTACAACATTTTGATGAAATTTCACCCACGcaacatgaataaatgaataaaaatgtaagtgagcaaattattttttacctttattttaatatataataatggaaTATTGGctgtttttgaaatatataaGATAATAAACATTCTTGTGTGAAATAATTTGCCTGTTATcattaaaaacaagttttaaaatGGACATTTGAGTGTGCTTACTGTTTTAAACTTATGTTTTTATCATAAAAATGCGaatacaaaaaactgaatttcaAATTTTTCAAACGGTTCAACTATCTAAACAACGATATGTTTAAGCGCAACCGTCCTTCCCCTTCACCTCTGCTTGGCCCCCAAGTGATCGCAAGCCCCGCCCAtggcaattttttaaaaacgcCGTAATAGTACTCAATCTTTTCACTTCTTAAATTACCAAAAAGTTAAAACATatgatagatttaatatttgcccttttctgatttaaaaaaaatgaaattaattttaaaaattctgaAATTTGACCTTAGAAACGAGGGATAATCGTCGTAATCTCTTTGAAAACATTTCCGTGCGCCCCCCAAATGGACTGCGCCCTCTGCGGTCGCCCATATTGCCCGTGGCAAGAATGGACCCTGCCACGTAGCACCCTCGCaacggctaaaaaaaaaaagtctgcttcCGATTCCCTTTGATTTGCGACCGGCGCCCACGTCGGCGcgaaaagaaaaccaaaaaaacccCAAAGGTTTTAGTGTGACAAAAAGTGGATTTACCGGCTAGATCGTAACTTCGGGCAGGACGTGCGGGTACGTGACTTCCATGGTCACGGGGTACGGCCCTTCTTTCCTCCCGTCGGCGTGAAACTGGAAAACGGTTTTTTAGGGGGAGGGGAGTTGCGGCGCAATGTAaggtggcggcggtggtggtggtggaagtggtagtggtggtgtgGGGGCGGGGTTTGCGGGAGGGGAGGGGCCACAGAATCACAGGGAGTGACCGGCgtggttttatttttgtttgtttgggttttttgggggggcggagGGGaacagagataaaaaaaaaacaacgttttgatggtgatgatgatgaaggcACACGCACATTGTGGGCAGAGCAAGGACTACCGCACCCCCCTTGAcacccccgttttttttttcaattattttttaggtggGGGGCGGACAGGTGTTGCTTTTTTCGATattggggggcgggggggtcaAAAGAGGGGCTGATTTGCGGCTAACGCCAGTCGTTGTTATTAACGGAATGCATTCGGTGGCGGagtatgtgctgtggtagttagtaaaagaggaGCCATTGAAATTGAAAGTAGCTTTTGACAGGAATgagcgtccaatccgtttcaacGGGTTCCATTGGCTTACAGCTCCGCCCAGTaggaacggattggacgtccgttgCTGTCAATAGCGGGAAAAGAGTGGCGACTTGGTGAGGTCGTGGATTGAATTCCTTCAAAGCAAAATGGATGCCCGCCACTATTTGTTTCAATTGAAATTTCAAGAATGTAATTCTAAAAATATCACCAAATATTGGGAAGATATGAAACTGAATTTGTGTATGAAAGTTGCCATGGACGCTATTTGTGTCcaaggggtagggaacctatggctcgggagccacatatggctctttggatgggtgcatatggctctccgctaacctgtgaggtaaacgttggtattatggcgttgacactacctacaGGGCCTTATAATCataatattattttcattacaCTTTTTTGCATGGATGTTCTCATTGATAAGCA is from Stigmatopora argus isolate UIUO_Sarg chromosome 4, RoL_Sarg_1.0, whole genome shotgun sequence and encodes:
- the elp6 gene encoding elongator complex protein 6; the encoded protein is MFPELNSILNDSPENFSTGEFVLLSDRQSDASFLMHHFLGFYLRAGCQVCFVGLAQSLSHYSAVSQRLGVSLSQAKERGQLVFLEGLHESLSILNPDGSRPKSQAMDFLRNPEAGLQSLFLSAHSGLTSQGAESGGPRPPALLVDDVGLLASLGVGVDSVLDFSHYCRALVCSRLKGNVVMLLRCDPEGDVDEAGSQESSERLLRGLTHQCSLALAVRGLPTGYCRDIHGQLEVWDRRRQADGQQQKKMTFQYKVHDKGASFFAPGTSSAVL